In one window of Opitutaceae bacterium DNA:
- a CDS encoding VWA domain-containing protein, producing the protein MGGLKPAPVRAAVRVGPVLIWLALVLVITALARPQWGETEEQVYERAREVLIALDLSRSMLVDDVAPSRLERSKLMIQSLLDQLEGERVGLIVFAGTAFLQSPLSSDYQVLRGFLAELDPDYLPQGGTDYEAMLKTALNSFGQEEGPADRFLIVLSDGESLDGDWKPQAEILRERSIQVLGLGIGTAEGGLVPDGRAAS; encoded by the coding sequence ATGGGCGGACTCAAGCCGGCACCGGTCCGCGCCGCCGTCCGCGTTGGGCCGGTCCTCATCTGGCTGGCCCTCGTGCTCGTCATCACCGCCCTGGCCCGGCCCCAGTGGGGTGAAACCGAGGAGCAGGTCTATGAGCGGGCCCGGGAGGTTCTCATCGCCCTTGACCTTTCCCGCAGCATGCTCGTCGACGACGTCGCCCCGTCCCGGCTGGAACGCAGCAAACTCATGATCCAGAGCCTGCTCGACCAACTCGAAGGCGAGCGGGTCGGGCTCATCGTCTTTGCCGGGACCGCATTTCTGCAGAGCCCCCTCAGTTCCGATTACCAGGTGTTGCGGGGCTTCCTGGCAGAGCTCGATCCCGATTACCTGCCCCAGGGCGGCACTGATTATGAAGCCATGTTGAAGACGGCGCTCAATTCCTTCGGGCAGGAAGAAGGTCCCGCCGACCGTTTCCTCATCGTCCTGAGCGATGGCGAGAGCCTCGACGGCGACTGGAAGCCCCAAGCCGAGATTCTTCGCGAGCGCTCCATCCAGGTCCTCGGACTCGGGATCGGCACGGCTGAGGGCGGACTCGTGCCCGATGGACGGGCGGCTTCATGA
- a CDS encoding integron integrase yields the protein MGWWSVHLDGFLRYATQRGEPLDLIVTGKGYLRMLQETLPPSASFRLDQTRQALTAFSRGIENWHWEETPEGLLRPRFRLKQGCESTQSIGVQSESAATGESDRLAPRQADIPDPGARVWLGQLRKALRVRHYALRTEKTYMEWMQRFFGFFPGEDPRSWSIDQVKRFLEDLAVRRNVVASTQNQALSAILFFFTHVLGREMGDLGQTIRAKRGKRLPVVLGRDEVSRLLTSVEGNSGLMLKLMYGAGMRLMEVVRLRVMHVDFERETIHVREAKGNKDRSVPLPTSLKNELMAQRERLVLLHAADRKEDLAGVWMPHGLSVKYPKAGLDFGWQWFFPGKTPSLDPRSGLRRRHHVHDSTPHLAIKKAVRMAGIDKHVSCHTLRHSYATHLVEDGVDLRSIQELLGHNSVETTQIYTHVAAPAVRRVHSPLDRMG from the coding sequence ATGGGTTGGTGGTCTGTCCACTTGGATGGGTTTCTCCGCTATGCGACCCAGAGAGGGGAGCCCCTGGACCTGATCGTCACCGGCAAGGGCTACTTGCGGATGTTGCAAGAGACGCTGCCGCCCTCGGCCAGTTTCCGCCTGGATCAGACCCGGCAGGCGTTGACCGCATTTTCTCGAGGGATTGAGAATTGGCATTGGGAGGAAACACCCGAAGGCCTCCTTCGTCCTCGATTCAGACTCAAGCAGGGATGTGAGTCAACGCAAAGCATTGGGGTCCAGAGCGAAAGCGCAGCGACCGGAGAGTCGGACCGGTTGGCTCCGAGGCAGGCGGATATCCCGGATCCGGGCGCGAGGGTCTGGCTCGGACAACTGCGAAAAGCGCTGCGGGTGAGGCATTATGCTCTCCGCACCGAGAAGACCTACATGGAATGGATGCAACGGTTTTTCGGGTTCTTTCCAGGGGAGGATCCGCGGTCGTGGTCGATCGATCAGGTGAAGCGGTTTCTGGAGGATCTGGCGGTTCGACGAAACGTGGTTGCGAGCACCCAGAATCAAGCGCTGTCGGCGATCCTCTTTTTCTTCACCCATGTCCTGGGGCGTGAGATGGGCGATCTGGGGCAGACAATCCGTGCCAAAAGGGGGAAGCGGCTTCCGGTCGTCCTGGGCCGGGATGAGGTCAGCCGTCTGCTGACTTCGGTGGAAGGAAACAGCGGTCTGATGTTGAAGCTGATGTATGGGGCGGGGATGCGGTTGATGGAAGTGGTTCGCCTGCGGGTGATGCATGTCGATTTTGAGCGGGAGACGATCCATGTGCGTGAGGCCAAGGGCAACAAGGACCGCTCGGTGCCATTGCCGACTTCGCTCAAGAATGAGCTGATGGCGCAGCGGGAACGTCTGGTTCTGCTTCATGCCGCGGACCGGAAGGAGGATTTGGCCGGAGTCTGGATGCCGCACGGTCTGAGTGTGAAGTATCCGAAGGCCGGGCTGGATTTCGGCTGGCAGTGGTTCTTTCCCGGGAAGACCCCGTCGCTTGATCCTCGGAGTGGATTGCGCCGCCGCCATCATGTCCACGACAGCACGCCGCACCTTGCGATCAAGAAAGCGGTCAGGATGGCCGGAATCGACAAGCATGTCAGTTGTCACACGCTGCGGCACTCCTATGCGACGCACCTGGTCGAGGATGGCGTGGATCTGCGGAGCATCCAGGAACTGCTTGGGCACAACAGTGTCGAGACAACCCAGATCTACACCCACGTCGCGGCTCCTGCGGTGCGGCGGGTCCACAGTCCGCTGGATCGGATGGGATGA
- a CDS encoding enolase C-terminal domain-like protein, translating into MKSQSQPTDYLNPTSAAADSRPTTGEKPLKIRNIRTFVTAPEGCNLIVVKVETDEPDLFGLGCATFCYRHHAVRALVDGHLKPLLIGRDARQIEDLHQLMRLNAYWRNGPVINNAISGIDMALWDIKAREAGMPLYQLLGGRCRVGATVYRHADGRDPAELKDNVRKFIDEGVTHIRIQSQGYGGSKSAVPPGPGFPPGHYYDPAVYRRSALAALETVRETFGDEIHLLHDVHERLSPAEAVRFAREVEPFRLFFLEDLLSPEDRDWFANVRATSTTPLAMGELFTNPLEWTPLVINRQINYLRMHISDIGGLTPARKAAVLGETFGVRTAWHGPPDQSPIGHAVALHLDLVAPNFGIQEFCGFGANTREVFPGCPQLYRGVLYASDLPGIGVGFDETAAARFPEVDAVTDWTQARLPDGTLNPP; encoded by the coding sequence ATGAAATCGCAAAGCCAGCCCACTGATTACCTGAATCCGACCTCGGCCGCAGCAGATTCGCGACCAACAACAGGCGAGAAGCCGCTGAAGATCCGCAATATCCGGACTTTCGTGACCGCGCCGGAAGGCTGCAACCTCATCGTGGTCAAGGTCGAGACCGACGAACCGGACCTTTTCGGACTCGGCTGCGCCACCTTCTGCTACCGGCATCATGCCGTGCGTGCGCTGGTCGACGGGCACCTCAAGCCACTTCTCATCGGCCGGGATGCCCGCCAGATCGAGGATCTCCACCAGCTCATGCGGCTCAATGCCTATTGGCGCAACGGACCGGTCATCAACAATGCCATCTCCGGCATCGACATGGCCCTCTGGGATATCAAGGCCCGCGAAGCCGGCATGCCCCTCTACCAGCTGCTCGGCGGGCGCTGCCGGGTGGGTGCCACCGTCTATCGGCACGCCGACGGACGCGATCCCGCCGAGCTCAAGGACAACGTCCGGAAGTTTATCGACGAGGGCGTCACTCATATCCGGATTCAATCGCAGGGCTACGGCGGATCGAAATCGGCCGTCCCGCCCGGCCCCGGCTTCCCGCCCGGCCATTACTACGATCCCGCCGTCTACCGGCGCAGCGCCCTCGCCGCCCTCGAGACGGTCCGGGAGACTTTCGGCGACGAGATCCATCTCCTTCACGATGTTCATGAACGCCTCAGCCCGGCGGAAGCCGTCCGCTTCGCCCGCGAGGTCGAGCCCTTCCGACTCTTTTTCCTCGAGGACCTCCTCTCTCCCGAGGACAGGGACTGGTTCGCAAATGTGCGAGCCACCTCGACCACTCCGTTGGCCATGGGTGAACTCTTCACCAATCCGCTCGAATGGACCCCGCTCGTGATCAACCGCCAGATTAACTACCTGCGGATGCACATCAGCGATATCGGCGGTCTCACCCCGGCCCGGAAGGCGGCTGTTCTCGGAGAGACCTTCGGGGTCCGCACGGCCTGGCATGGCCCCCCCGATCAATCTCCGATCGGACACGCCGTCGCCCTCCACCTGGATCTGGTCGCCCCCAACTTCGGCATTCAGGAGTTTTGCGGTTTCGGCGCCAACACCCGGGAGGTTTTCCCCGGTTGCCCGCAGCTCTATCGGGGGGTTCTCTACGCTTCCGACCTCCCCGGCATCGGAGTCGGCTTCGACGAAACCGCCGCCGCCCGCTTTCCCGAGGTGGATGCCGTCACCGATTGGACCCAGGCCCGCCTTCCCGACGGTACCCTCAACCCGCCTTGA
- a CDS encoding DUF58 domain-containing protein, with protein sequence MANQAPLIGVRPDGSTPLGLLRRMEWRVRHAVENVLSGEYRSSFRGRGMEFDQVVKYEFGDDVRDIDWNVTARLGEPYRKKFVEEREVCLFLLFADTPSLQFGSENRSKREGLLELAALVMLLGAVNRDRVGLVYASPGGYAFRRPVPGRQAILHSASTLIGRPVPSTDGPNEARIPWRFLAKAAPRHSIFIWFGDFPPAGEPEGWTVIRRRYEAMGFRIEDPWERELPKAGALPVFDPVTGSLAVIDTRTSSHRTAHAEWVAQRDDAFHALFPDPANRLTVSTRDEPIDAMISFFQRRLKQPARR encoded by the coding sequence ATGGCAAATCAGGCTCCCCTCATCGGCGTTCGCCCCGACGGATCCACTCCCCTCGGCCTGCTCCGGCGCATGGAGTGGCGGGTCCGGCACGCGGTGGAGAATGTCCTCAGCGGCGAATACCGTTCGTCGTTCCGCGGACGGGGCATGGAGTTCGACCAGGTGGTCAAGTATGAGTTCGGCGACGACGTCCGGGACATCGACTGGAATGTGACCGCCCGGCTCGGCGAACCCTACCGCAAGAAATTCGTCGAGGAGCGCGAAGTCTGCCTCTTCCTCCTCTTTGCCGACACCCCTTCCCTGCAGTTCGGTTCGGAAAACCGGAGCAAGCGCGAAGGTCTTCTCGAACTGGCCGCCCTCGTCATGCTCCTCGGCGCGGTCAACCGCGACCGGGTCGGCCTGGTCTACGCTTCGCCCGGTGGCTACGCCTTCCGGCGCCCCGTTCCCGGACGCCAGGCCATCCTCCACTCCGCCTCGACCCTGATCGGAAGGCCGGTGCCGTCGACCGACGGACCCAATGAGGCCCGGATCCCCTGGCGTTTTCTGGCCAAGGCGGCACCGCGGCACAGCATCTTCATCTGGTTCGGAGATTTCCCGCCGGCCGGCGAACCGGAGGGCTGGACCGTCATCCGCCGACGCTACGAGGCGATGGGCTTCCGCATCGAGGACCCCTGGGAACGCGAACTGCCCAAAGCCGGCGCCCTGCCGGTGTTCGATCCGGTCACCGGTTCTCTCGCCGTCATCGACACGCGCACCTCCTCCCACCGCACCGCCCATGCCGAGTGGGTGGCCCAACGCGACGACGCCTTCCATGCCCTCTTCCCGGATCCCGCCAACCGATTGACCGTTTCAACCCGGGACGAGCCGATCGATGCCATGATCTCCTTCTTCCAGCGCCGGTTGAAACAGCCGGCCCGCCGCTGA
- a CDS encoding BatD family protein gives MPRLVRILFHFLLCPVLAGLFAASCGFAQSVSWEPAGGQLGFGKTNRLSLVFDGCQPAENFELPPIDGLNVGQPARSEQTNIINFKVSRRVELSYAVQPTRKGEIVIPSLNILTNEGRLRVDEVRFEVVDATVGGTDLNIDSLVTSLLQVPAGPVWEGQVIDITYVLLVSRRFQVSLSSEPQWSPNGLLIEPFGEPEQVSATVAGEERVGLRYRTRALVRKSGPLQIAAVQQRINVQTGDRSGFFFSRPQVEEFLISSDDPVIQVQPLPSPAPAGFKGAVGSFTMESNVVPTETNVGDPVTWTLKLEGTGNWPEGIGLPERKANVDFKVIQPQSRKELAEGKIFTGTLSEDVVLVPTRPGNYQLGAVDFTFFNTASGRYETLSGDAVNVAIQPMARTSPSLPPVSPASPETATPSAELPASPPLIESTGPALPRDPLAVRSPSAAPFVIPNLWWAFLIFVPALGTWIRQMLRRFNADNPNLQARQALGELTALTITLEKAPGPSERRALLPQWMGLASRALGLPLAAPSAPAIDALLAGRASESERGEWRSLWTEAEEALYGPNTTLSEDWPSKARRLVSRIRMRRRPPTAFFRRRYWIPLLLFVPLLPLPRGEAATAPIDHYREGDYTEAATAWQKQLEATPRSPALRNNLALARSQEKRWSEANAWWTTAFVLDPSDPDIRWNLRTGLSRAAGMPPRLAALLDSRGLDRLATLLSPGAWNRVQGAGAVLAALGLSLTVSGLFRRRRLALIIAPIALLAGTLGLGLGTVGVLQYGVLAHPDAVVVSGDSVLRSIPTDVADEQQSRALPAGEIGRVDAAFLSWRRLRLDNGETGWVRKSVLVPVYAAPDPNQP, from the coding sequence ATGCCGCGCCTTGTGAGAATCCTTTTCCATTTCCTCCTTTGCCCGGTCCTGGCCGGCCTTTTCGCAGCCAGCTGCGGATTCGCCCAATCGGTCAGTTGGGAACCGGCAGGCGGACAGCTCGGTTTCGGCAAGACAAACCGGCTTTCCCTTGTCTTCGACGGCTGTCAGCCGGCCGAGAATTTCGAACTGCCCCCCATCGACGGCCTCAATGTCGGCCAGCCCGCCCGTTCCGAGCAGACCAATATCATCAACTTCAAGGTCAGCCGCCGGGTCGAGCTCTCCTATGCCGTCCAACCCACCCGCAAAGGAGAGATCGTCATCCCGTCACTCAATATCCTGACCAACGAAGGACGTTTGCGGGTCGACGAGGTCCGCTTCGAGGTGGTCGACGCCACCGTAGGCGGCACCGATCTCAACATCGACTCGCTGGTGACCTCGCTTCTTCAGGTCCCTGCCGGCCCGGTCTGGGAGGGCCAGGTGATCGACATCACCTATGTGCTCCTGGTCTCCCGACGCTTCCAGGTCAGCCTGTCCAGCGAACCCCAGTGGTCGCCCAACGGCCTGCTCATCGAACCGTTTGGAGAGCCCGAACAGGTTTCGGCGACCGTGGCCGGCGAGGAACGGGTGGGCCTGCGCTACCGCACCCGGGCCCTTGTCCGCAAATCCGGTCCTCTCCAGATCGCCGCCGTCCAGCAGCGCATCAATGTCCAGACCGGGGACCGGTCCGGCTTCTTCTTCTCCCGGCCCCAGGTTGAGGAATTCCTCATTTCCAGCGACGATCCCGTCATTCAGGTCCAGCCCCTGCCCTCGCCCGCTCCCGCAGGATTCAAGGGCGCCGTCGGCAGCTTCACGATGGAGTCCAACGTGGTCCCGACCGAGACCAACGTCGGCGATCCCGTCACCTGGACCCTCAAACTCGAAGGCACCGGCAACTGGCCCGAGGGCATCGGCCTCCCCGAACGCAAGGCCAACGTCGACTTCAAGGTCATCCAGCCGCAAAGCCGCAAGGAACTGGCCGAGGGCAAAATCTTCACCGGGACCCTGTCCGAAGACGTCGTCCTCGTCCCCACCCGTCCGGGGAATTACCAACTGGGTGCCGTCGACTTCACCTTCTTCAACACCGCTTCCGGGCGTTACGAAACCCTCTCCGGCGACGCGGTCAACGTCGCGATCCAACCGATGGCGCGCACCAGTCCGTCGCTGCCCCCGGTTTCACCGGCATCCCCGGAGACAGCGACCCCATCCGCCGAACTGCCCGCCAGCCCTCCACTGATCGAGTCCACCGGACCCGCCCTGCCGCGCGATCCCCTCGCCGTTCGTTCCCCGAGCGCCGCCCCGTTCGTCATTCCAAATCTCTGGTGGGCCTTCCTCATTTTCGTCCCGGCCCTCGGGACCTGGATCCGCCAGATGCTCCGGCGGTTCAATGCCGACAATCCCAATCTCCAGGCCAGGCAAGCCCTCGGGGAATTGACCGCGCTTACCATCACCCTTGAGAAGGCCCCCGGTCCTTCCGAGCGCCGCGCGCTTCTTCCGCAATGGATGGGACTCGCCTCCCGCGCTCTAGGCCTCCCGTTGGCCGCGCCCTCCGCCCCTGCCATCGACGCCCTGCTCGCCGGACGGGCCTCCGAATCCGAACGGGGTGAGTGGCGCTCCCTCTGGACTGAAGCCGAAGAAGCCCTCTACGGTCCCAACACGACCCTCAGCGAAGACTGGCCATCGAAGGCCCGCCGACTCGTATCCCGTATCCGGATGCGCCGGCGGCCCCCGACCGCCTTCTTCCGACGCCGCTACTGGATCCCCCTTCTCCTTTTCGTTCCCCTCCTGCCGCTTCCCCGAGGCGAGGCCGCCACCGCCCCTATCGATCACTATCGGGAAGGAGACTACACCGAAGCCGCCACCGCCTGGCAAAAGCAGCTCGAGGCGACCCCCCGGAGCCCCGCCCTGCGCAACAATCTCGCCCTCGCCCGTTCCCAGGAGAAACGCTGGTCCGAGGCCAATGCCTGGTGGACGACCGCCTTTGTCCTCGATCCTTCCGATCCGGACATCCGCTGGAACCTCCGCACCGGCCTCTCCCGGGCCGCCGGGATGCCGCCCCGCCTGGCCGCGCTGCTCGACTCCCGGGGCCTTGACCGACTCGCCACTCTTCTTTCGCCCGGCGCCTGGAACCGGGTCCAGGGGGCGGGTGCCGTTCTCGCCGCCCTCGGACTCAGCCTGACCGTATCCGGCCTCTTCCGACGCCGCCGCCTCGCCCTCATCATCGCGCCGATCGCCCTGCTCGCAGGCACGCTCGGCCTCGGCCTCGGCACCGTCGGCGTCCTGCAATACGGAGTCCTCGCCCATCCCGACGCCGTCGTCGTGAGCGGCGATTCCGTGCTCCGCTCCATCCCGACCGACGTGGCCGACGAACAGCAGTCCCGAGCCTTGCCCGCCGGTGAGATCGGCCGGGTCGACGCCGCCTTCCTCAGTTGGCGCCGGTTGCGACTCGACAACGGCGAAACCGGTTGGGTCCGCAAATCCGTCCTCGTCCCCGTCTACGCCGCCCCGGACCCAAACCAACCGTAG
- a CDS encoding MoxR family ATPase: MTQTHPWPQAIRTEVGKAVLGQEKVIERLLVSLLANGHVLLEGMPGLAKTLLIKSLGTALGLQFERIQFTPDLLPSDVVGTMVFQPKDGRFIPHLGPVFANLVLADEINRAPAKVQSALLEAMQERQVTIGGESHLLPRPFFVMATQNPVEQEGTYPLPEAQRDRFLFKLIVDYPSESEESEMMARWGMVTAQPALEGVSNGEELLDLRSEVDRVHVAEELKAYILNLVRATRGEKDNAAHRNKYLAYGASPRASLGLFQAGRALAWLRGSDHVTPGIIQDIFLDTMRHRIGLTYEAEAEEVSPDAILQTIVEETPVPGIRTSTRA; encoded by the coding sequence ATGACCCAGACACATCCCTGGCCCCAGGCCATTCGAACCGAGGTCGGCAAGGCTGTCCTCGGCCAGGAAAAAGTCATCGAGCGACTCCTCGTCTCACTCCTGGCCAATGGCCACGTTCTTCTCGAAGGCATGCCGGGTCTGGCCAAGACACTCCTGATCAAGAGCCTCGGCACCGCTCTCGGCCTGCAGTTCGAGCGCATCCAGTTCACCCCGGATCTCTTGCCCAGCGATGTCGTCGGCACCATGGTCTTCCAGCCGAAGGATGGACGGTTCATCCCGCATCTGGGTCCCGTTTTCGCCAATCTCGTCCTGGCCGACGAGATCAACCGCGCCCCGGCCAAGGTCCAGAGCGCCCTGCTGGAGGCCATGCAGGAGCGCCAGGTCACCATCGGAGGAGAATCCCACCTCCTGCCCAGGCCCTTCTTCGTCATGGCCACCCAGAATCCGGTCGAGCAGGAAGGCACCTATCCCCTCCCCGAGGCCCAGCGCGATCGTTTCCTCTTCAAGCTCATCGTCGATTATCCTTCCGAATCCGAGGAAAGCGAAATGATGGCCCGGTGGGGCATGGTCACCGCCCAACCCGCCCTCGAAGGCGTTTCCAACGGAGAGGAACTTCTCGATCTGCGCAGCGAGGTCGACCGGGTTCACGTCGCCGAGGAACTCAAGGCGTATATCCTGAACCTCGTCCGTGCCACCCGCGGCGAGAAAGACAACGCGGCCCACCGGAACAAGTATCTCGCCTACGGGGCGTCGCCGCGTGCCTCCCTCGGACTCTTCCAGGCCGGGCGGGCCCTCGCCTGGCTCCGGGGTTCAGACCACGTGACCCCCGGCATCATCCAGGACATCTTTCTCGACACCATGCGCCACCGGATCGGCCTGACCTACGAAGCCGAGGCCGAGGAAGTCTCTCCCGATGCCATCCTTCAGACCATCGTTGAGGAGACCCCCGTTCCCGGAATCCGCACGTCCACCCGCGCCTGA
- a CDS encoding response regulator, with protein MPLPILIAAHDPELRELLAYAFVRSGWTTESAGSGGEALARICGSRPAGVVLDLDLPDIHGVGVMEVIRHLWPEEPVPVIVLCSAESEVHRGEVLRMGADAVVSRPFIVEEIVEALGRLVGKAPGVAGTKPARARRPRRPRGRKRLIEA; from the coding sequence ATGCCCCTACCGATTCTCATCGCGGCCCACGATCCCGAACTCAGGGAACTGCTCGCCTATGCGTTTGTCCGATCGGGTTGGACGACCGAGTCCGCCGGCAGTGGAGGTGAGGCGCTGGCCCGGATCTGCGGGTCGCGACCTGCGGGTGTGGTTCTGGATCTCGACCTGCCGGACATTCACGGAGTGGGTGTGATGGAGGTGATCCGGCATCTCTGGCCTGAGGAGCCGGTTCCGGTGATTGTCCTGTGTTCCGCGGAGTCGGAGGTCCACCGCGGCGAGGTGCTGCGGATGGGCGCCGATGCCGTCGTGAGCCGACCGTTCATCGTTGAGGAGATCGTCGAGGCCCTGGGTCGGTTGGTCGGGAAAGCACCGGGGGTCGCGGGGACAAAGCCCGCGCGGGCCCGCCGACCGCGACGACCACGGGGTCGAAAGCGGTTGATCGAGGCGTAA
- a CDS encoding VWA domain-containing protein: MTRWTLEDPFWLLLLLALPLVAWLRSRRTPILLMIPFASAWHRPGIGRAPFGSAVMAYLGSILLIVALARPQQIDDKRESQQSGYDIILAMDLSGSMRAEDYRRGSTYINRWQAVKPVIEAFIRERSSDRIGLVVFAGRAYTLSPLTFDHDWLQRQTDRLEVGLLEEGTAIGDGVGVALTRLEQGRKERSGPRQGAFIILMTDGANNQGKLDPLDAARLAKDRGIPIYTIGAGKDGITRMPVSDESGRTIAYRQVVSDLDEPTLREMAAETGGRYFRADKPETTESAFAEIDRTEKIEFSAQTFVVTSEIFAWFAVPGACFLAFSGLGRTRNPNPKGGRL; the protein is encoded by the coding sequence ATGACCCGCTGGACACTTGAGGATCCCTTCTGGCTGCTGCTTCTGCTCGCCCTGCCTCTGGTGGCCTGGCTTAGGAGCCGCCGCACCCCGATCCTCCTGATGATTCCGTTCGCCTCCGCCTGGCACCGGCCCGGCATCGGGCGGGCACCGTTCGGCTCGGCCGTCATGGCCTACCTCGGCTCGATCCTTCTCATCGTCGCCCTCGCCCGTCCCCAGCAGATCGACGACAAGCGGGAGTCTCAACAAAGTGGATACGACATCATCCTGGCGATGGACCTTTCCGGCAGCATGAGGGCCGAGGACTACCGCCGTGGCAGCACCTACATCAACCGCTGGCAGGCGGTCAAGCCGGTCATCGAGGCCTTCATCCGGGAACGCTCCAGCGACCGGATCGGACTCGTCGTCTTTGCCGGCCGGGCCTATACCCTTTCCCCCCTTACCTTCGATCACGACTGGCTCCAGCGCCAGACCGATCGCCTGGAGGTGGGCCTGCTCGAGGAGGGCACCGCCATCGGAGACGGCGTCGGCGTCGCCCTGACCCGCCTCGAACAGGGCCGCAAGGAGCGGTCCGGCCCCCGCCAGGGCGCCTTCATCATCCTCATGACCGACGGCGCCAACAACCAGGGCAAGCTCGATCCTCTCGACGCCGCCCGCCTGGCCAAGGATCGAGGGATCCCCATCTACACGATCGGGGCCGGCAAGGACGGCATCACCCGGATGCCGGTCAGTGACGAATCCGGCCGCACCATCGCCTACCGGCAGGTTGTGTCCGATCTCGACGAGCCCACACTTCGCGAGATGGCAGCGGAAACCGGGGGACGTTATTTCCGGGCCGACAAGCCCGAGACCACCGAGTCGGCCTTTGCCGAAATCGACCGGACCGAAAAGATCGAGTTTTCCGCCCAGACCTTCGTCGTCACGTCCGAGATCTTCGCCTGGTTCGCCGTACCCGGGGCGTGTTTCCTCGCTTTCTCGGGACTCGGCCGCACCCGCAACCCGAATCCGAAAGGAGGCCGTCTGTGA